The stretch of DNA CAGGCAGAGGCAGGATGCAGATGCGTTGGGCGTGTTTAGATAGAACGCAAAAAAAATTCgacggaatcttactaatttgaaatactaaatgaaatctatttataaaactttttacataaatagattgtaaatcacgagacgaatctattgatactaattaattcatgattaatccataattcgcagatggttactatagcatcgctgttgcaaatcatgaattaagtaggctcattagattcatctcgcgatttacagcccatccatgcaaaaagttttgtaaatagacttcatttaatactccatgcatatgtcgaaATATTCAatttgatgttttttttgcgtttacttGTTGTGGTTGTGGTTGTGTTGCTCGCTCGTCCTCTCATCCTTTGCTTGCGACGATCGAGTTACAGCTCCCTTTTCCTACTTTTACCGGCCTCCAGCTGCTTTATCTTTTTTACTCTGTCTTTGCTTGCAGCACGGCGGCATCTATCGATTCTATCCCACCCTTTTGCTTTTGCTGTTCTGATCTCGGAACTCCGGGGGACAGTTACCACAGCAGCCTGACCGTAGCTCAAATTTTGCTGCGCATGGTAAATGCAGGCCACAATTCACAGCTCACCGGCTTAACTGATTTCTTGTCGGATGTCACCTTTGACGTCCTGAGTTTTTGACAGCTACGGAGCTGTTCTTCGCCTAGGATTCCAGGGAATGGAGAGACGTCAGCAGGCAACAACCGGTCAGAAGTCAAAGCCACCAATCTTAAATTCTCAATCACATCTCACGAGCCATGACATCTTTACCCCTAAACCCGTAAAAAAAACATCATATCAAATGTTTTAATATatgtcacatcaaatgttttgatatatgcatgaagtactaaataaaatctatttataaaactttttgtatgaatggactgtaaatcgcgagacgaatctaatgagcctacctaatccatgatttgcaacattgatactacagtaaccatccgctaattataaattaattagcatcattatattcatctcgcgatttacaacctatctccttaaaaatttttgtaaatagacttcatttagtacttcaaattagcaagattccttcaaaaaaaatttgccgTTCTATCTAAACACGGCCAAAGCCTATTCAAGTGAAGGTACGCAGCACGTGACCACTGGGCCCGAAAGGTGGTCAAACCTTGCTCTCTCAACAAGGCAACAGGAGTGATTACATCACAAGAGCAAACAAGAGTAAGCAAGATTACAAGAGTAATCAACTTGCAGAAATGAATGCTTTCAAACCAGATACCATGTCTGATATGGAGGGCAAGCAATCTGATAAGTATGGCACCATGTACACCATCCAGGAAACAAGGCTCTGACCAAGAATTAGTAAAAATTTAacctcacttttttttttgtcacagCAATGAGCACAGCAAATGCAGGCATCATTTTGCTTCTCAGGTACTGCACCACAGGGATAAAAGTTATGCACATGATTACACCTTTGCAAACCTCGCAAGTCACATCAATCGATCACTGTTCCCTCAGCACCGGAGATCATGATCCAGGATCAGTTCAATTCGAGCATCATTTCACCTTTTGCCGATTTGCAATGATTTACATCTCATGCTCATACAGTCATACTCATGCACGGTGCACCCCAAACCTAATACTAACAGGTTTCCCAAAggcaaaaggagaagaaaaatgaTATACGTAAATTAACATCcctagaaatagagaaaatcaaAATGGAGGACAAAGGTTTCTTGAGCTGTGTAGTTATGTACACATGTGGGCTGATCCTTGTTTGAGCATGGCTGTTCACAGGCAAATAGTTAGTTGCAAAATTGCCCAACTATCctgcaacagcagcagcggACGTGTTAGGCAAGATATCCAGGAGTCCCTAGATTCTTGCAGCAACTCACCAGAGTAGACTACAAATCGGTTACCTTTATGTTAGTTTTGTTGCAATGTGCTTCTGAAGCATCTGGCTGAAAGCTAGCAAAGGAAACCAGATTCAAAAAAGGTCAAGTTTAGACCTGAACATCCAACCAATCTTCGACCCCAGCTGCATCAAGGACCCAGTAACCTGTGTCATCAAGGCAGTTATGTGAACAGAACGCTTAAATGTAAAAACAAGCAGTTTTATCGAGAATAGACCAAGCTTACCTAAGTACAAAACAAGCTCCAACCATATGGCAATGTGAGCCAAATTAGTAGAACTTCATTTCTCCAGAGTTGTAAGCATACGGCAAAAGCTCTTCCACCTCAATTCTAGAGCTGAAATAGCCCATATTCCTTCTTCTAGGACGGACAATTTCAACCTCAGCCATGAAAATACTGTACACGGGTCTGTGATCAGAGAAGCGGGATTCTCCACGTACATAGGACAATTGCATGAGGCCATTACCATACCACAAAATGCGGTCACACCTTCAACCAGACAAAGAAAAGATACATCAGTGAGTTCCTGTGGAGTGACTCAAAGCAGGATACAATTCTGGTGGATACTAGGACAAAAGAAATTACCAAGCTGGTGTTCTCCGCTTTTCTTTGGGGCGAACACCAGAATAAAGATCTGAGTTGaatgaatacttatatgttggaGGAAAATAGATCCTGCCTTCTTTCCATCCATGGAAAACACGCCCACATCTCCGTTCTATACGAAGCTGTTTCAAAGCAGGGAATTTAGACATAGTTCTCACGCCTACTAGAAAAAGGAGGTACTGTAACAGAACAATAGAAAATTACCTGATCTTTCTCCAATAGTTGCTTCCAATTATGCATTTCAACAAGAGCTTTAGCTGAGCAGTACGAAAGAGCGATCCGGTAATTCAAATCCCCAAGCCAAATGATACGACTGCAGGAACAAAAGGACTATCAAATTAGTGCCAGTTCTTTGTTGCTACTTGCTACTGCACCACTATGCATATAAGGAGCATCGCCTCTAAAAGGAGCATAGATACGTACTCATGCTCAAGAATTGTTTCTGGTGACTTAACATAACCAGCGCCGCGGACCTGAGGAAATCTAGTCTTCCTTAGAATTTCCATAACATCAGAATTCCTTCGCAGTTCATCTCCCTCCTTTTCCCCCGAGGTCAAGTGACAACAGATAAAGCAAAAGGTTGTGTGGTGCAAAGACATGCTTATGGATATAGACCCCTGCCGCAAAATAAAAGCATGTTCAGTAGTCAATATTACAATCCACATCCACGTCTAAGGTGATCAATCTATGAACATCGAACTGTTTTCTGGTAAATTTCTAAGCAAAATGCATAGCAGGTCAAAAATGAAAACCATGCAGAATGTACATCATTTACCTTATTTCCCAGATAACCCATTAGTCCTCTACCCACACAAGAAACTTTCAGGTTTCTCACATCATTTCTTATTTCGCTGCGTACCCAAATGGTGAGAAATATACCAACCATCTGCTTGCTAGCAACCAAACAATACCTGGTATAAACAAAACCTCTGTAGTTAGTCTCAGGAACATAGAAACAAAGCATCATAGGATTATTAAGGTCAAATGATACAAAAGTGTAAAAAATGTATACAAGAATAAGCATGTATAAAGATTTATGGAAAATGTAAAAAAATACCTAGATGTATTTGGCTGATCATTATTTTCTTCCATAGGCGCTGAGGCGAAAAAGCAATATGGGAAGGGTGAAAGATATGTTCCATTGCTTGTATCCTCCTCAATACAATGATCATCTGGTGATCCCATGAACGGGAAATTTCCATCAAAGTCACTTGGCCTGCCTCCCAAGCTAACTGGATCACACACACTGAACCTACGATCCAACCTTGGGTGTGATAACATATGGTTCCCTTCAACTCTTAAACTCCGGCTAAGGTTGAATGATCGACGATGCAAAAATGAAAGACTATCCTGCGTTCTCGACGATCCCTCAAAATCGGCATCCAGTTCGACAACTGGATCAGGGACAGGAGATGGTGTGCGATAGCCACCATAACAGCACGACCCAGGATTCTTATTCAATGTCCTCCTAACTAGGGATACCCACTTTTTTGCTGGGAGATTATCTTCAGTGCCAAGAACATTTCCAGCATTCAAGGGAACAATTTCTTGAAATCTGACAACAAGAAATAGAAATCTTAGGGATTAAGTCAAGAACATATAATTAAGTCAAGTTCTGTTCAAAAATTAGGAAGCCCTTGGGCAGTACACACCCTAACACGTAGATATCAGCTGGAGGTGAAGAATGGAGCCAGTCATCAAGATTTAATCCCCTTGGTGGCGATTTACCACCTACATTCCATGTAGAGGCAAAGACTCTACAAAGGCAAAGGAGAAAAAGAGCTTGGTCAGATTATGGCAGTAAAGTCAACCCGCAAGAACTACCTAAGTAACATGGTCCATAATAACCAACTCATTTTCAAAACTGAGTTCCAGACCACCATACTACTACTGCACAACAGATATGTTTTTCTCCAGACATTTCATTCAGTTTCTAAGCTCACGAGGCAAAGAAGTACATGCAGTAAAAAAACTCTACCTGTAATTCTGAATTTCTGTCAGGCGTGCCGCATCGACATCATTCCTTCCTCCACGGATTCGGTCAATACTCCGCTTCGACAACCCGTCTATAAGTCATCAAGgagcaacaaaaacaaagatTAATCGGATGAACCAGTAAAAATCACATAGAAAACTTCATTTGGAGGAGTTTAGCAAAAAGAGGATCTCTGGCAAAATGAAAGGGAGGTAGCTGCAATCTTTGATGCCttaagagagagaaagagagagaagggtgGTCCAAAAGCTTTTTACTGACCAGTTCTGCTTTTCTTGGCTGTGCCTGCTTCCCTCTCTGAGCAGCTGGTCCTCCTTTCATCACCATGCTCCTCCCTTCCTGAACCACTAAGCAAATTTAGCCTAAACAAACAGATACAGCAGATGCAAAGAAGAAGCCATTTGTTTGAGTCCGTTTGAGCAGAGCAGCCAGAGCTGTCGTCTCGGAAATGAAAGTGGAAACTTAGACATGTAAGCATGCCATGAGACAAGAAAGACACAAAAATTCCAAGCAGCAACAGACAAACATCAGCATCAGTTGGGAAAAGGTGTCTGATTGGGACATTCTAAGGACCAATACCAGGAAAGGTAGCCGTGTATGTATTTATCTTTGAACAAAATCTAGGAACTGAGAGCGGAAAATCTGGTAAATGCAAGAAACTTCAAGCACAAGATGATAAAATTTCCACTCAGCAAACATTCCTAAACCACAGTTTGGGAGAGCCAGACACAAAAGCAGCAAAAGTAAAAGCAGAGGTCGTTGGTTGAGACTTGAGACTTGGGCCTTCGATTTTCAACAGCCAGGGACTGAGCTAAAACAACTTGGCGATGACAAAACAAGTGCCGCAAAATGCTATGAATCAAAACGATTTCACCAAAAATGCAGCGGTAACGTTACCTTGGCTCGCATCGTAATCCGCGTGGAAATCCTGCGCCTTAGACTTGACGTTGAACCACTTCCTCACAAGGGATTTCGACCAGGAGAGCTGCAGATGAACAAGCAAGGCACAGCAAGCCGATCAAAAACAGAGCAAACGGAACAGCAAGACCCAGCCCAGATTGAACTGAAACCAAGCAAATACCTTGCCCTTCTTGTTGCTCTCTTCCCTCATTGTCTCATACCACCCCGTCCACAGCAATGGAAGAATCCGCGCCCCTCTCTACTCCTCTTGGGGCCCGAAACAAGGCAGGGCGCGCCCTCGGCGGAAAGAATCCTCAAATCCCGCACAAATTTCAGCTCACGGCAAGATTCTGATCCCGGAAGCCGCAAATCCTGGACCGAATCGACCGACTGCCGAGTATAGGGGCCAAATGCTTGAGCTTGTCGCAACAGCCCAACCACGCCGGGGGATCAAGAATCCAGCTTCGCTTGGCGCAGGAAAAAACACCACCACCAAATCTTTCCCCTCCTCGCAATGGGGAACAACGAATGCCTGCccccgctccgctccgctctgCTGCAGCAGCCTAGCGCCGTAGCTAGCGGTATGGCAAGTCGCCACCGCTTCGTTCGCTCCTGAAATCCCGAATGCTCTCGTCCTCCTCTCCGTAGGGCCTCCCTCGCGCTCTACGGCTCTAGACTAGGGGTTAAGCAGGCAGCGGCACGGGCAGCAGGAACAGGACTAGGAGTAGAGAGGAGGTAGAGAGCTCAGCTCAGCAGAGCGGCGTATGGTGGTGCGTGCAGTGCGAAGCGAAACGCAATGGTGGCCTACGGCCTGCCCCCGCAGATCTGCGGTCTTTTATCAGTCCTCGCTCGCTGCGTGGCCACTGTCCCCGAGCTCtgggttttctatttctaatcgcCCCCTAATCTCGGCCAGCTCGCCCAAACCCAAGCTGCTTAACAGTAAGCTGGCGCGAGCCTAGCTGGGGGTCATGGCCCTCTTGGGAGCAAGAAAAGGTGCGCGTGCTAGCCTGGGAGAGCGAAGCAGCAGCGACCCCAAATGGAAATGGCGATGCAGATCAGAAACGAGCTTCTGCCTCTGCTAAAAGGAAGGTGTAAAAATCGCATGCCATTTGCAGGATTTCCAACCAGATTTCGTGCACAAAATCGCATCGTTTGTAGGGAGTATGTATGGTAGGTTATACTTGATGAGGCTCCTGGTTGTACGCATCAATCTAGAGTTCTTGCAGATCGACCATGTGATCCGCGACACCAAACGAGGatggaatggaaagaaacgGCTGGCTGGCTATGGAAAGAAACTGAGAACCAGATTCCGGTGGCCGTAGGGAGATGGCGATGGGCTGGCTGGCTCCCACGGGGAAGGGGACAGTCTCGCTGGGAAGCGGGTCCCACGTGCAGTGGCCAGGTGCGACCGgttgttgggccttttcctccGCGGGCCCACCTGCAGCCCACTGTCAGTTTGCCGCGTTTCCTGGGTGCGTGTGCGTGGGCTCGGGCGCGCTTCTTCTATTCGCGTCACTGCCCGTGGGCCCGCGCcacgttggacccacctgtcatcgGGCCGGTCTTTAAACAGGACGTcccgcttttttttttgaggaacaGGACGTCCCGCTTTGTCCTAGGGTTTGCGGTTAATTTCTTCTTTTGGGAGGGTTTCGATTTCAATCTCATTCTCATAGAGGCACGTACAGTTGAACTACTGTGACAAAGTTAAACAAATCCGAAACATCCTGGCCCAATCTAGATAGCATAGACGAGTAGTAGTAGTAGATGTAGATCCATAGAGACGACGCCTTTCTAGTTTCTACTACGTTTTTAACATGTTTTTCTCCCTCTCACAGCACAGCCATGAGCCATGCAGCTTGTACATTACTACATGCTGAATCTAGCTGGCGTAGGCGTAGCTGCCACTGAGTGACATACCTATAGGTCTCGCTAGCCAGGTGAGCCAGCAGGGGCAGTGACCAGTCGTCGTCCCGAATTGAACCCAAACGTGGCCAGAACCGTCGCATTGGCTGCTCGATATCTCCTCACCTGGGCTGGGAGACTGACGAACACGGCCGGATTCTTCGATGCATCGTCGTCCGGTCGACGTGACACGGTTGTTACACGAAAACTTAGAAAGATTCATCGATGCAGCAGTGGCCAGCACGCGCTTTACCCGGCGCCCTCTGCACGTTCCGTTCCCGTGCTAACCCGAGACGATGAGCGGCTCGGCCGACGAACCGAGGGCCACGGCGACGCTCCTTTCCATTCCCCGGCGGGCAAATGGGCGTCGCCTTCGCTGCTTTGCATGCATGCGAGATCAGGGGCGGAGGGCCCGTTATGGCCCAGTATGGCGAGCGCCATACCTAAGCCCaggcccaaaaaaaaaatttctccCCCCCGCTGCGttccgccggccgcccgccccaCAGCCGCCTCTGCGCCGCGGCCGGACCCCTACGCCTCCGCGCCCCTCGCGCCCCGGGGTCTCCATTCCCGTCGTCGACCTCTCCCTCCccgcgcccctcgccgccgaggccgcccgcAGCTGGGGCTTCTTCCACCTGGTCAACCACCACCGGGCCCTCGGCGTCCCCGAGGTGCACCCCGCGCgggcgctcgccgccgtgcgcgccttcaacgagctccccgccgccgagcGCGCCGCGCCATGCTCGGCGGGGTCTCCTACTCCTCCAACGTCGACCTGTTTCGGGCCCCCGCCGCGAGCTGGCGCGACACCATCCAGATAGCGTTCGGGCCCGAGAGGCCcgacccggcggccggcgcgcatCCCAGCCGTCTGCCGCGACGAGGCCATCGAGTGGGATGCGCACGCCACCGCCGTGGGGCGCGCCCTACTGGGGCTCCTCTCCGAGGGGCTTGGGCTCGGGCCCACGAGGCTGGAGGAGGCTTCGTGCCTCGAGGGTAAGGTCAGGGACTGCCACTACTACCCGGTGTGCCCCGAGCCCGAGCGCACCATGGGCCTCGTCTCGCACACAGACCCCGGCGTGCTCACCGTCCTCGCGCAGGATTGTGCGGGTGGCCTGCAGGTGAAGCAAAGTAGCAAACCGATGACGACGAGACGAGCTACTGGGTGGATGTGAAGCCTGTGCCCGGTGCGCTTGTAATCAACGTTGGGGACCTCTTGCAGGTACAATCAGATTGTTGTTACTTTGAAAGTAGCCAATTAATCCAACTGCAACCCGTATGATCAGAATCAAGTCATATCTGAAGTATCTGAATTCGGTCCTCTGCCAATTCAGTTCAATCTGTACCATTAACTCTTTGTCTCTTTGTGGGCTCTAAGTACTTCAAATAAGTTCACTTCACATCACTCAAAAACTCCAATGTTCTAAATACTTCAGTTCTTGTACTGCTTTTAAGCATTCAAACGGCAAAAGTACACCATTGCTGGTTACACTTACGTCTTGGCCAAATCATGGAAGTAAAATAGTTGTTACAGCCTTGCCTGTTGGATTGTTGGAACATATTGCTCCATAGTATGCAACTCTAGTATTACTTGGCCTGTTTAAATACTTGATATTTCGATTTCTGACAGAAACCATGTATAGAAATGCTGGTTAGCTTCCAAGCAAAAACTCAGAACATGTTTGGTATTATGGTGAGAGTATATAATAAAGCTCTAGACATTGGTCTTTGATTTGACCACAACTCCACAACTATGCATAGGTAACTCAGTGTCTGTCATGCTGGCATGAGTTATACAAATATACCAATTCACACATCGCAATCCACCATTTAGTGTGGTAAAGCTTTGTGGACCAGCTTTAGTTAGGATGGCATCATCTTATCTAACTACTCTTTTTCATCTTAGTTTTTTATCAGATCATGTCTAATAATAAGTACAAGATGCCAAAGTATCCTAGACACAACTAATAAATTTATCGGTATAACTCTATACTCTAATTGTATATCTCgtattatatttaatatttttactcTAATGTTTCACTACTAATTGATATTTTCTCATTGTTTCACAGCTTTTTTGGTCCAATTGTTGATTTGATGAGTActctatatatttttctttatttaaggTACTTCTGAACGATGTTCTTGTTATGAACTTTTATTTTCGTATAATATATGACTATAGTCTATAAATACACCGCCACATCTAAATTTTCGGTAGTCCTCCGCCACTGTGCGAGATCGAGCTCGCCCCTCTCTCCCCCCCTAGCTAGTAGCTATACGCATGGGTGTGCGTGATCGATGCACGGTATGGCACGCAcgatttcctttctctctctctcttttgttcGACCTCGCTCCCCTGGATCGAGAGGGCCGCGTCGTCTTTTCACGTCTGTCCTCACGCGCCACACGTACGAAGAAGgggcgcgtgcgtgcgtgcgtgcgtggtgTGGCTGCCCTGCCCCTGGGCATGTGTTGGTGTGCACTGTTCACTTCCCGAGCGAGCGGGTGTAAAAATCTCTTTGGCGCAGTGTCCCCTGGCTACCACACCGCTACAGCTAGAGCTAGAGAGCTAGCAACTAGCATCCATGGCGGCAGCATGGAGGAGATCGAGAGATGAGGGACGATGATGGCGTGGACACTGATTGGTTTTTGTTCCGGAGCGGCCTTTCGGGGGCCGGCCGGATgatcggatcggatcggagCTAGCACCGGGCTCGCGTCGTGCTGTCACCCCCCGCTGGCGCGTGTTCGCAGCGGACCCGACACTGTAGCTTTCCACGCGTCCATGTCTAGCCTCCGACCCCTCCAGTAGACCTGGGCAaatgtcgggtcgggtcgggttcgggtcgggtcaaggccgggtcatgggtcgcataggacggcccgcgcccgacccgtatctatcaccgggtcgggttgggttggcccgtgcaccctgcgcgggcgtgtcgggtcggg from Panicum virgatum strain AP13 chromosome 9K, P.virgatum_v5, whole genome shotgun sequence encodes:
- the LOC120649489 gene encoding type I inositol polyphosphate 5-phosphatase 4-like gives rise to the protein MREESNKKGKLSWSKSLVRKWFNVKSKAQDFHADYDASQGREEHGDERRTSCSEREAGTAKKSRTDGLSKRSIDRIRGGRNDVDAARLTEIQNYRVFASTWNVGGKSPPRGLNLDDWLHSSPPADIYVLGFQEIVPLNAGNVLGTEDNLPAKKWVSLVRRTLNKNPGSCCYGGYRTPSPVPDPVVELDADFEGSSRTQDSLSFLHRRSFNLSRSLRVEGNHMLSHPRLDRRFSVCDPVSLGGRPSDFDGNFPFMGSPDDHCIEEDTSNGTYLSPFPYCFFASAPMEENNDQPNTSRYCLVASKQMVGIFLTIWVRSEIRNDVRNLKVSCVGRGLMGYLGNKGSISISMSLHHTTFCFICCHLTSGEKEGDELRRNSDVMEILRKTRFPQVRGAGYVKSPETILEHDRIIWLGDLNYRIALSYCSAKALVEMHNWKQLLEKDQLRIERRCGRVFHGWKEGRIYFPPTYKYSFNSDLYSGVRPKEKRRTPAWCDRILWYGNGLMQLSYVRGESRFSDHRPVYSIFMAEVEIVRPRRRNMGYFSSRIEVEELLPYAYNSGEMKFY